A part of Myxococcus landrumus genomic DNA contains:
- a CDS encoding DUF3105 domain-containing protein, translated as MRYDVPVNFKHTLILPSLLAAMALPACDSTEEPAGCERFDFPLATPTSSGHLAVCDSPACGNGENPPNSGPHCGSVARCGVYTEPVSRCLYVHNLEHGHAVFLYNCPEGCPDEVAKLEAAAASVGTGANGVRRALVAQDPLMPQRVAAMLWRRTYSADSADPEALRCLLTHQDADAPEPGLACPGS; from the coding sequence GTGCGGTATGACGTGCCCGTGAACTTCAAACACACCCTGATCCTCCCGTCCCTCCTCGCCGCCATGGCGTTGCCCGCATGCGACTCCACCGAGGAGCCCGCTGGCTGTGAGCGCTTCGACTTCCCCCTCGCCACACCGACGTCGTCCGGCCACCTGGCCGTCTGTGACAGCCCGGCCTGCGGCAATGGGGAGAACCCACCCAACTCCGGTCCACACTGCGGCAGCGTCGCGCGCTGTGGCGTCTACACCGAGCCGGTGTCCCGCTGCCTGTATGTCCACAACCTGGAGCACGGGCACGCGGTGTTCCTCTACAACTGCCCCGAGGGCTGCCCGGACGAGGTCGCGAAGCTTGAGGCCGCCGCGGCCTCCGTGGGCACCGGCGCCAATGGCGTCCGCCGTGCCCTGGTGGCGCAAGACCCGCTCATGCCCCAGCGCGTGGCCGCGATGCTCTGGCGACGCACCTACTCGGCGGACTCCGCGGACCCCGAGGCGCTTCGCTGCCTGCTGACCCACCAGGACGCCGACGCACCCGAGCCCGGCCTCGCCTGCCCCGGCTCCTGA
- a CDS encoding M2 family metallopeptidase, whose amino-acid sequence MNWTRLPKSLLRSALAALVLSSVPGFAQAPAAKPTPEEAKQFAQKVNADLKRLWTKQATAEWIKSTYITDDSERNAAYVNEEVLGYVNGAIKESRRFDGLKLDADTARTLHLLRVSQALPAPSDAQKRSELATTAARLEGLYGKGKYCGPDGKAKCRDLEELSDVMAESRDYNALLDAWQGWHTISRPMRPLYERLVSISNDGAKDIGFSDLGGLWRSGYDMPPAEFEKEAQRLWGQVKPLYDDLHCYVRGRLAKQYGADKVPAGKPIPAHLLGNMWAQEWNNIYPLVEPFPGQASLDVDAELKKQNYDPVKMVRLGEKFFTSLGLKSLPETFYERSQFTKPRDREVVCHASAWDVTYENDVRIKMCIKPTEEDLVTIHHELGHNYYYTYYYKLPVLYQAGANDGFHEAIGDALTLSITPEYLQQLGLLKAVEKNDKNLINLQLKDALEKVAFLPFGLLVDQWRWEVFSGRVKPADYNKSWWALRQKYQGVAAPVARSEQDFDPGAKYHVPANVPYTRYFLARILQFQFHKALCEAAGHKGPLHECSIYGNKEAGKRLQAMLEMGASKPWPDALQVVTGTRQMDATPLLDYFSPLRQWLKTQNKGQKCGW is encoded by the coding sequence ATGAACTGGACCCGACTCCCCAAGTCGTTGTTGCGCTCGGCCCTCGCGGCCCTGGTGCTGTCCTCCGTACCGGGCTTCGCCCAGGCGCCCGCCGCCAAGCCCACGCCGGAAGAGGCGAAGCAGTTCGCCCAGAAGGTGAACGCCGACCTCAAGCGGCTGTGGACGAAGCAGGCCACCGCCGAGTGGATCAAGTCGACGTACATCACCGACGACTCGGAGCGGAACGCCGCCTACGTCAACGAAGAGGTGCTGGGCTACGTCAACGGCGCCATCAAGGAGTCGCGCCGGTTCGACGGGCTGAAGCTCGACGCGGACACCGCTCGCACGCTGCACCTGCTGCGCGTGTCGCAGGCGCTGCCGGCGCCGTCGGATGCGCAGAAGCGCTCGGAGCTGGCCACGACGGCCGCCAGGCTGGAGGGCCTCTACGGCAAGGGCAAGTACTGCGGCCCCGACGGCAAGGCCAAGTGCCGCGACCTGGAGGAGCTCTCCGACGTGATGGCGGAGAGCCGCGACTACAACGCGCTGCTGGACGCGTGGCAGGGCTGGCACACCATCTCCCGCCCCATGCGTCCGCTGTACGAACGTTTGGTCAGCATCTCCAACGACGGCGCGAAGGACATCGGCTTCAGCGACCTGGGCGGCCTGTGGCGCTCCGGCTACGACATGCCGCCCGCGGAGTTCGAGAAGGAGGCCCAGCGCCTGTGGGGCCAGGTCAAGCCGCTCTATGACGACCTGCACTGCTACGTGCGTGGGCGGCTGGCGAAGCAGTACGGCGCGGACAAGGTGCCCGCCGGCAAGCCCATCCCCGCGCACCTGCTGGGCAACATGTGGGCGCAGGAGTGGAACAACATCTATCCGCTCGTGGAGCCCTTCCCGGGCCAGGCAAGCCTGGACGTGGACGCGGAGCTGAAGAAGCAGAACTACGACCCGGTGAAGATGGTGCGCCTGGGTGAGAAGTTCTTCACGTCGCTGGGCCTCAAGTCGCTGCCGGAGACCTTCTACGAGCGCTCCCAGTTCACCAAGCCGAGGGACCGCGAGGTCGTCTGCCACGCCAGCGCCTGGGACGTGACGTACGAGAACGACGTGCGCATCAAGATGTGCATCAAGCCCACGGAGGAGGACCTCGTCACCATCCACCACGAGCTGGGCCACAACTACTACTACACGTACTACTACAAGCTGCCCGTGCTCTATCAGGCCGGCGCCAACGACGGCTTCCACGAGGCCATCGGTGACGCGCTGACGCTGTCCATCACCCCCGAGTATCTCCAGCAGCTCGGCCTGCTCAAGGCGGTGGAGAAGAACGACAAGAACCTCATCAACCTCCAGCTCAAGGACGCGCTGGAGAAGGTGGCCTTCCTGCCGTTCGGCCTGCTGGTGGACCAGTGGCGCTGGGAGGTGTTCTCCGGCCGCGTGAAGCCGGCGGACTACAACAAGTCATGGTGGGCGCTGCGCCAGAAGTACCAGGGCGTGGCGGCGCCGGTGGCCCGCTCCGAGCAGGACTTCGACCCGGGCGCCAAGTACCACGTGCCGGCGAACGTCCCGTACACGCGCTACTTCCTGGCGCGCATCCTCCAGTTCCAGTTCCACAAGGCGCTGTGCGAGGCGGCGGGTCACAAGGGCCCCCTCCACGAGTGCTCCATCTATGGGAACAAGGAGGCTGGAAAGCGGCTCCAGGCCATGCTGGAGATGGGAGCGAGCAAGCCCTGGCCAGACGCGCTCCAGGTGGTGACGGGCACTCGGCAGATGGATGCGACGCCTTTGCTGGACTATTTCAGCCCTCTGCGTCAATGGTTGAAGACCCAGAACAAGGGCCAGAAGTGCGGCTGGTAG
- a CDS encoding cold-shock protein, translated as MATGTVKWFNDAKGFGFITQDGGGEDVFCHHTAINMDGFRTLQEGQKVEFEVARGPKGLQAQNVRAA; from the coding sequence ATGGCTACTGGTACCGTGAAGTGGTTCAACGATGCGAAGGGCTTTGGCTTCATCACCCAGGACGGCGGTGGTGAGGACGTGTTCTGCCACCACACCGCCATCAACATGGACGGGTTCCGCACCCTCCAGGAGGGCCAGAAGGTGGAGTTCGAGGTGGCCCGTGGCCCCAAGGGTCTGCAGGCGCAGAACGTTCGCGCTGCCTGA
- a CDS encoding class I SAM-dependent methyltransferase: MLIKHRIKALLARGLVKGGQRLGLLDDPRMFEVFERTGYHVTPNHFYQPIPDTRELPDSLWSARSEMVGVDLREAQQLALLERFAAKYGDEYGALPRGPEGVAPHEFHLDNSAFGTVDAEVLYCLVRELKPRRLFEIGSGWSTRLSARACRANEAEGSPACELVAFEPYPSEVLREGFPGLTRLEPRKAQDIPLSEMERLEENDILFIDSSHVLKVGSDVQVEFLELLPRLKKGVVVHLHDIFLPAEYPKNWVLEHRRFWTEQYLLHAFLSFNDSFEVLWGSSFMHLTHPERLRQVFASYRGAPRDWPGSFWIRRVK; encoded by the coding sequence ATGCTCATCAAGCATCGCATCAAGGCGTTGCTGGCCCGGGGGTTGGTGAAAGGGGGCCAGCGGCTGGGGCTTCTCGACGACCCTCGCATGTTCGAAGTCTTCGAGCGGACGGGCTACCACGTCACGCCGAATCACTTCTATCAACCCATCCCCGACACGAGGGAGCTGCCCGACTCGCTCTGGAGCGCACGCTCGGAGATGGTCGGCGTGGACTTGCGGGAGGCTCAGCAGCTCGCGCTGTTGGAGCGCTTCGCGGCGAAGTACGGCGACGAGTACGGCGCGCTGCCTCGCGGCCCGGAGGGCGTGGCGCCTCACGAGTTCCACCTGGACAACAGCGCGTTCGGGACGGTGGACGCGGAGGTGCTGTACTGCCTGGTGCGGGAGCTGAAGCCCCGGCGGCTCTTCGAGATTGGCTCGGGATGGTCCACGCGACTGTCGGCTCGGGCGTGCCGGGCGAATGAGGCGGAGGGCTCACCCGCGTGTGAGCTCGTGGCCTTCGAGCCCTATCCCAGCGAGGTGTTGCGCGAGGGCTTCCCGGGGCTGACGCGCCTGGAGCCGAGGAAGGCGCAGGACATCCCGCTCAGCGAGATGGAGCGGCTGGAGGAGAACGACATCCTCTTCATCGACTCCAGCCACGTGCTCAAGGTGGGCAGCGACGTCCAGGTGGAGTTCCTGGAGCTGCTGCCACGGCTGAAGAAGGGCGTCGTGGTGCACCTGCACGACATCTTCCTGCCAGCGGAGTACCCCAAGAACTGGGTGCTGGAGCACCGCCGGTTCTGGACGGAGCAGTATCTGCTCCATGCGTTCCTGTCGTTCAACGACAGCTTCGAGGTGCTCTGGGGCAGCAGCTTCATGCACCTGACGCATCCGGAGCGGCTGCGTCAGGTGTTCGCGTCGTACCGAGGTGCTCCCCGGGACTGGCCTGGGAGCTTCTGGATCCGCCGCGTGAAGTGA
- a CDS encoding FKBP-type peptidyl-prolyl cis-trans isomerase — MRTMWMATLALVLGTTGAQAQGGSTAKKSEPAAKAAAVETSPDDLPEDSKTIYALGLSVGKDLSLFALTPEELKLLQRGISDGMAGNTSSIEPKEYAPKIQAFAKARQAQAGNATLERAAKEPGAVKLPSGVIYREVKAGTGKSPRVTDTVKVHYEGRLVDGTIFDTSAKRGIPVEFPLNGVITCWTQGVAKMKVGGKAKLTCPGGTAYGERPPPGSRIPPNAVLTFDVELVDVPGDTSRP, encoded by the coding sequence ATGCGAACGATGTGGATGGCGACCCTCGCGCTGGTGCTCGGCACCACGGGGGCTCAGGCCCAAGGAGGAAGCACCGCGAAGAAGTCCGAGCCCGCCGCGAAGGCGGCCGCGGTGGAGACCTCTCCGGATGACCTCCCGGAGGACTCGAAGACCATCTACGCGCTGGGCTTGAGCGTGGGGAAGGACCTCTCCCTCTTCGCCCTCACGCCCGAGGAGCTGAAGCTCCTCCAGCGCGGCATCTCCGATGGCATGGCGGGAAACACCTCCTCCATCGAGCCGAAGGAGTACGCCCCCAAGATTCAGGCGTTCGCCAAGGCACGCCAGGCCCAGGCCGGCAACGCGACCCTGGAGCGCGCGGCCAAGGAGCCCGGCGCGGTGAAGCTCCCCTCGGGTGTCATCTACCGTGAGGTCAAGGCGGGCACGGGCAAGAGCCCCCGCGTCACCGACACCGTGAAGGTCCACTACGAGGGCCGCCTCGTCGACGGCACCATCTTCGACACGTCCGCCAAGCGCGGCATCCCCGTGGAGTTCCCGCTCAACGGCGTCATCACCTGCTGGACCCAGGGCGTCGCGAAGATGAAGGTGGGCGGCAAGGCCAAGCTGACGTGCCCGGGTGGCACCGCCTACGGCGAGCGCCCGCCTCCTGGCTCGCGCATCCCGCCCAACGCCGTCCTCACCTTCGACGTGGAGCTGGTGGACGTGCCCGGCGACACGTCCCGCCCGTAA
- a CDS encoding PilZ domain-containing protein has protein sequence MSDKRKAKRAPLDIYLNKYMGGVPYMSRAADISPEGVSLARLIEPQHDAKRVGLQFQLPGSEEIIYAEGEVVREWVELNSAKREHSGVRFTLLTERHRKMIDAYVDRHGRPASEN, from the coding sequence ATGAGCGACAAGCGGAAGGCGAAACGGGCGCCCCTCGACATCTACTTGAACAAGTACATGGGCGGCGTGCCGTACATGTCGCGAGCCGCGGACATCAGCCCGGAAGGGGTGAGTCTGGCGCGGTTGATTGAGCCCCAGCACGACGCGAAGCGCGTGGGCCTCCAGTTCCAGCTCCCCGGTTCGGAGGAGATCATCTACGCCGAGGGCGAAGTCGTGCGTGAGTGGGTGGAGCTGAACTCCGCCAAGCGCGAGCACTCGGGCGTGCGCTTCACGCTGCTGACCGAGCGGCATCGGAAGATGATTGATGCCTACGTCGACCGGCACGGCCGCCCCGCGAGCGAGAACTGA
- a CDS encoding LPP20 family lipoprotein: protein MRLARWALLLAVPLSAQGQSRVMKPAARSTVEVVRPVASAGVNWEGQVLRATGAGAPDLKAANPAQARLGAERAAKQDASRNLLEQVRGLHVSAGRSVGDEMARQEVRGRVETAVSGYKVVAKRFFSDSGVEVDVEVPLAAITSALVTPAPEAPIIFNAEGARRYTGLVVDARGLGLKPVLAPRLLDGAGKALYGAAALSSEARESTGVAAWFSSLETAKKAALVGAKPMVVKASSVKGSDLVLSAEDVKLLGEVNTRFLAEGRVVIVAQ from the coding sequence GTGAGGCTCGCGCGATGGGCGTTGTTGTTGGCGGTGCCGTTGTCGGCACAGGGCCAGAGCAGGGTGATGAAGCCCGCGGCTCGTTCCACCGTTGAGGTTGTCCGTCCGGTGGCGAGCGCGGGGGTGAACTGGGAGGGGCAGGTGCTTCGGGCGACGGGAGCGGGTGCTCCGGACCTGAAGGCGGCCAATCCAGCGCAGGCCCGGTTGGGTGCGGAGCGTGCGGCGAAGCAGGATGCGTCCCGGAATCTGCTGGAGCAGGTGCGAGGGCTGCACGTCAGCGCGGGCCGGAGCGTGGGCGATGAGATGGCGCGCCAGGAGGTCCGTGGCCGCGTGGAGACGGCCGTCAGCGGGTACAAGGTCGTCGCCAAACGTTTCTTTTCGGACAGTGGCGTCGAGGTGGACGTCGAGGTGCCGCTGGCCGCCATCACCTCCGCGTTGGTGACCCCCGCGCCCGAGGCGCCCATCATCTTCAATGCCGAGGGAGCGAGGCGATACACGGGCCTGGTGGTGGATGCGCGGGGCCTGGGTTTGAAGCCGGTGCTCGCGCCCCGGTTGCTGGATGGAGCGGGCAAGGCGCTCTACGGCGCCGCGGCCCTGTCGAGCGAGGCCCGCGAGTCGACGGGTGTCGCCGCGTGGTTCAGCAGTCTGGAGACGGCGAAGAAGGCCGCGCTGGTGGGCGCGAAGCCCATGGTGGTGAAGGCCTCGAGCGTGAAGGGCTCCGACCTGGTGCTCTCGGCGGAGGACGTGAAGCTGCTGGGCGAGGTCAACACGCGCTTCCTGGCCGAAGGCCGCGTCGTCATCGTCGCCCAATAG
- a CDS encoding PEGA domain-containing protein: MDGGRQGVAGRLLSRVARASGAWLLLVSGVGCAGAKEPDSLSRARELMAGARNPTGDVALRCEPEDADVYLDGVLQGLCSDYSGNPRGLSLGVGLHHIEVKKQGYWPYTTYYEPSGARARLTVQLRPSTL; this comes from the coding sequence ATGGATGGTGGTCGACAGGGTGTGGCTGGCCGGCTGCTCTCACGAGTGGCGCGTGCCAGCGGTGCATGGTTGCTCCTCGTCTCTGGGGTGGGCTGTGCAGGCGCGAAGGAGCCGGACTCGCTGTCGCGGGCGCGCGAGCTGATGGCCGGAGCGCGCAATCCGACGGGAGACGTGGCGCTGCGCTGCGAGCCCGAGGACGCCGACGTCTATCTGGACGGTGTGCTTCAGGGGTTGTGCAGCGACTACTCGGGCAACCCCCGAGGGCTCAGCCTGGGCGTGGGGTTGCACCATATCGAGGTCAAGAAGCAGGGGTATTGGCCCTACACGACGTACTATGAGCCCAGCGGCGCTCGGGCCCGGCTGACCGTTCAGCTTCGCCCGTCGACGCTCTAG
- a CDS encoding AI-2E family transporter: MPPVLQAVQPQGVEPVPEVLAPPVPEGELTELEARRIDLWWSGVMVGSLGLVFALLAVFGGVAVPVLLALSGAYIFNPMVTSLEKRGLDRTLGTTLVFTAGTLLLAGAVLYLIPVFRDEALKLPDFFSRASTQVVPRVEALLGRSVPDLVRQRTAELGQQASDLVQSAGPAAARLLAAFAGNTARFVATLLGLAVVPVLAFFFLQDYPRLMGRVRDLLPRRAVGLVGRRFAEVDEVLSAFVRGQLTVGALLSVIYAAGLSAARIDMAIVIGVIAGFGNMVPYLGTGVGILLSLVGVMLSWQGPWQIGMVVGTFVVGQMLEGFVITPRIVGEKVGLAPVAIIIAILAFGELFGFVGILLAVPVAAILKVVLRVVVQRYQRTSLYTGEARAP; encoded by the coding sequence GTGCCCCCGGTGCTCCAGGCGGTACAGCCGCAAGGCGTGGAACCCGTCCCCGAAGTCTTGGCACCGCCGGTACCCGAAGGGGAGCTGACGGAACTCGAGGCCCGTCGCATCGACCTCTGGTGGTCGGGGGTGATGGTGGGCTCTCTGGGGTTGGTCTTCGCGCTGCTCGCGGTGTTTGGCGGCGTGGCGGTGCCCGTGCTGTTGGCGCTCTCGGGGGCCTACATCTTCAATCCGATGGTGACGTCGCTCGAGAAGCGCGGGCTGGACCGCACCTTGGGCACGACGCTCGTCTTCACCGCGGGGACGCTGCTCCTGGCGGGGGCGGTGCTCTACCTCATCCCCGTGTTCCGAGATGAGGCGCTGAAGCTCCCGGACTTCTTCAGCCGCGCGAGTACGCAGGTGGTTCCCCGGGTGGAGGCGCTCCTGGGGCGCTCCGTGCCGGACCTGGTGCGGCAGCGCACCGCGGAGCTGGGGCAGCAGGCCTCTGACCTGGTGCAGAGCGCGGGGCCCGCCGCGGCGCGCCTCCTGGCGGCGTTCGCGGGCAACACGGCGCGCTTCGTGGCGACGCTGCTGGGGTTGGCGGTGGTGCCGGTGCTGGCCTTCTTCTTCCTTCAGGACTACCCGCGGTTGATGGGGCGGGTGAGGGACCTGTTGCCCCGTCGCGCGGTGGGCCTGGTGGGGCGGCGCTTCGCGGAGGTGGACGAGGTGCTCTCCGCCTTCGTCCGAGGACAGCTCACGGTGGGGGCGCTGCTGTCGGTCATCTACGCGGCGGGGTTGTCGGCCGCGCGCATCGACATGGCCATCGTCATCGGGGTGATTGCCGGCTTCGGCAACATGGTGCCGTACCTGGGCACGGGCGTGGGCATCCTCTTGTCGCTCGTGGGGGTGATGCTGTCGTGGCAGGGGCCCTGGCAGATTGGAATGGTGGTGGGGACCTTCGTCGTCGGGCAGATGCTGGAGGGCTTCGTCATCACCCCGCGCATCGTGGGGGAGAAGGTGGGGCTCGCGCCGGTGGCGATCATCATCGCCATCCTCGCGTTCGGCGAGCTGTTCGGCTTCGTGGGCATCCTCCTGGCGGTGCCGGTGGCCGCCATCCTCAAGGTCGTCCTGCGTGTGGTGGTTCAGCGCTACCAGCGGACCTCCCTCTATACGGGGGAGGCTCGGGCGCCGTGA
- a CDS encoding uracil-DNA glycosylase, protein MTKLEKLHQEMVACRACPRLVEWREEVARVKRRAYREWTYWGKPVPGFGDARARLVIVGLAPAAHGANRTGRMFTGDRSGDFLFSGLHRAGFANQGTSEHREDGLALKDAFIVAAGRCAPPDNKPLPEELARCAPFLDREVALLPARVFLALGAIGWNAALASLERSGVVLGSPRPAFGHGVEVALPGGRTLLGCYHVSQQNTQTGRLTPAMFDAVMARVRSLISEAP, encoded by the coding sequence GTGACGAAGCTGGAGAAGCTGCACCAGGAGATGGTGGCGTGCCGGGCGTGTCCTCGCCTGGTGGAGTGGCGCGAGGAAGTGGCCCGGGTGAAGCGCCGCGCGTACCGGGAGTGGACCTACTGGGGCAAGCCGGTGCCGGGGTTCGGGGATGCGCGGGCGCGGCTAGTCATCGTGGGATTGGCGCCCGCGGCGCATGGCGCGAACCGGACGGGGCGGATGTTCACTGGAGATCGCTCCGGGGACTTCCTCTTCTCAGGGCTGCACCGCGCGGGCTTCGCGAACCAGGGGACCAGCGAGCATCGGGAGGATGGCCTGGCCTTGAAGGACGCCTTCATCGTGGCCGCTGGCCGTTGTGCTCCTCCAGACAACAAGCCGCTCCCAGAGGAGTTGGCTCGCTGCGCCCCGTTTCTTGATCGCGAGGTGGCGCTGCTCCCAGCCCGGGTGTTCCTGGCGCTGGGGGCCATCGGGTGGAACGCGGCCCTGGCGTCGTTGGAGCGGAGCGGGGTGGTGTTGGGTTCACCGCGTCCGGCGTTCGGCCATGGGGTGGAGGTCGCGCTCCCAGGAGGGAGGACGCTGTTGGGCTGCTATCACGTGAGCCAGCAGAACACGCAGACGGGGCGGCTGACGCCGGCCATGTTCGACGCGGTGATGGCGAGGGTCCGGTCGCTGATCTCCGAAGCTCCGTGA
- the thrS gene encoding threonine--tRNA ligase, with protein sequence MSDMITVTLPDGSQKQTARGTTIADFVRDSIGAGLAKAALFARVNGQDMDLARKLDEDAKLQIFTPKSPESLELIRHDAAHVVASAVQRLFPGTQVTIGPATEEGFYYDFFREKPFTPEDLEKIEAEANAELKKDSAFVRTEISMDDAIRLFEEKGEKFKVEIVKDIAERGAKTLTLYTHGDWVDFCLGPHAPSTGKIGVIKILSSSGAYWRGDHRNPMLQRVYGTAFFDKKAMQEYLTRIEEAKKRDHRKLGKELDLFHFHPYAPGAAFWTAKGTTFYQTLSDWMRRLTANDGYVEIKTPLMFNKGLWETSGHWGKYKENMFLVLDSESGEHDFSLKPMNCPSHHLFYGFKKHSYRDLPLRLHTQDVLHRNEAAGSLGGLTRVRQFAQDDAHIYCTEAQITDEVRRFVKLLDHVYKAVGLTYAVKLSTRPEQRLGDDSLWDRAEEGLKAALESLGLAYELAPGDGAFYGPKIDFAVSDSIGRRWQLGTMQLDYLAPERFDLSYVGEDNALHRPVVLHRAIFGSFERFTAILIEHFAGAFPAWLSPVQAVIVTVADRQADYARKVRDTLRAKGFRVDYDERGMTLNAKIREAQIQKIPFTLVVGDNEVAAEGVAPRRYGGEDLKSMKLTDFEALLAKEAALP encoded by the coding sequence ATGTCCGACATGATCACGGTGACGCTCCCCGACGGCAGTCAGAAGCAGACCGCCCGGGGCACTACCATCGCGGACTTCGTGCGGGACAGCATTGGTGCCGGCCTGGCGAAGGCCGCGCTGTTCGCCCGGGTGAACGGTCAGGACATGGACCTGGCCCGGAAGCTCGACGAGGACGCGAAGCTCCAGATCTTCACGCCCAAGAGCCCCGAGTCCCTGGAGCTCATCCGGCACGACGCCGCCCACGTGGTGGCGAGCGCCGTCCAGCGGCTCTTTCCCGGCACGCAGGTGACCATCGGTCCCGCGACGGAGGAGGGCTTCTACTACGACTTCTTCCGCGAGAAGCCCTTCACCCCCGAGGACCTGGAGAAGATCGAGGCCGAGGCCAACGCCGAGCTGAAGAAGGACTCGGCGTTCGTCCGGACGGAGATCTCCATGGACGACGCCATTCGCCTCTTCGAGGAGAAGGGCGAGAAGTTCAAGGTGGAGATCGTCAAGGACATCGCCGAGCGCGGCGCCAAGACGCTCACCCTCTACACCCACGGCGACTGGGTGGACTTCTGCCTGGGGCCCCACGCCCCGAGCACCGGGAAGATCGGCGTCATCAAGATCCTCTCCTCCAGCGGAGCCTACTGGCGCGGTGACCACCGCAACCCGATGCTCCAGCGCGTCTACGGCACGGCCTTCTTCGACAAGAAGGCGATGCAGGAGTACCTGACGCGCATCGAGGAGGCGAAGAAGCGCGACCACCGCAAGCTGGGCAAGGAGCTGGATCTCTTCCACTTCCACCCGTACGCGCCGGGCGCCGCCTTCTGGACCGCGAAGGGCACCACGTTCTACCAGACGCTCTCCGACTGGATGCGCCGTCTGACGGCGAACGATGGCTACGTGGAGATCAAGACGCCCCTGATGTTCAACAAGGGGCTCTGGGAGACCAGCGGCCACTGGGGCAAGTACAAGGAGAACATGTTCCTCGTGCTCGACAGCGAGTCGGGGGAGCATGACTTCTCGCTCAAGCCGATGAACTGCCCGTCGCACCACCTGTTCTACGGCTTCAAGAAGCACAGCTACCGCGACCTGCCGCTGCGCCTGCACACCCAGGACGTGCTCCACCGCAACGAGGCCGCGGGCTCGCTGGGTGGCCTGACGCGCGTGCGCCAGTTCGCGCAGGACGACGCGCACATCTACTGCACCGAGGCGCAGATCACCGATGAGGTGCGGCGCTTCGTGAAGCTGCTCGACCACGTCTACAAGGCGGTGGGGCTCACCTACGCGGTGAAGCTGTCCACGCGTCCCGAGCAGCGCCTGGGCGATGACTCCCTCTGGGATCGCGCCGAGGAGGGCCTGAAGGCCGCGCTGGAGTCGCTGGGCCTGGCGTACGAGCTGGCCCCGGGCGACGGTGCGTTCTACGGGCCGAAGATCGACTTCGCGGTGTCCGACAGCATCGGCCGCCGGTGGCAGCTGGGCACGATGCAGCTGGACTACCTGGCGCCGGAGCGCTTCGACCTCTCGTATGTGGGCGAGGACAACGCGCTGCACCGTCCCGTGGTCCTCCACCGCGCCATCTTCGGCTCCTTCGAGCGCTTCACGGCGATCCTCATCGAGCACTTCGCGGGGGCCTTCCCCGCGTGGCTGTCGCCCGTGCAGGCGGTCATCGTCACCGTGGCGGACCGTCAGGCGGACTACGCTCGCAAGGTGCGCGACACGCTGCGGGCCAAGGGTTTCCGGGTGGACTACGACGAGCGCGGCATGACGCTCAACGCGAAGATCCGCGAGGCCCAGATCCAGAAGATTCCCTTCACGCTGGTGGTAGGCGACAACGAAGTCGCCGCCGAGGGCGTGGCGCCCCGCCGGTACGGGGGCGAGGACCTCAAGAGCATGAAGCTCACCGACTTCGAGGCCTTGTTGGCCAAGGAAGCGGCGCTTCCGTGA
- the rpmI gene encoding 50S ribosomal protein L35, whose product MPKLKTRSGAKKRFQVKKGGKVKHAKAFGKHLFTHAKTPKQKRGNRGTSHLRDMDAKKVIKEMFPYGA is encoded by the coding sequence ATGCCGAAGTTGAAGACCCGCAGTGGCGCGAAGAAGCGCTTCCAGGTGAAGAAGGGCGGCAAGGTCAAGCACGCCAAGGCCTTTGGCAAGCACCTCTTCACCCACGCCAAGACGCCGAAGCAGAAGCGCGGCAACCGCGGCACCAGCCATCTTCGCGACATGGACGCGAAGAAGGTCATCAAGGAAATGTTCCCCTACGGGGCCTGA
- the rplT gene encoding 50S ribosomal protein L20, with translation MRVKKGVKARRRRNSILKLAKGFRGRRKNCYRRANQAVERALDYASRDRMQRKRDFRRLWIVRINAAARTVGLSYSKLIAGLAKAKISLDRKVLSDMAIADPSGFAAVANIAKAA, from the coding sequence ATGCGCGTCAAGAAGGGTGTAAAGGCTCGTCGCCGTCGCAATAGTATTTTGAAGCTGGCCAAGGGTTTCCGCGGCCGCCGGAAGAACTGCTACCGCCGGGCGAACCAGGCGGTGGAGCGCGCGCTGGACTACGCCAGCCGTGACCGCATGCAGCGCAAGCGGGACTTCCGTCGCCTGTGGATCGTCCGCATCAACGCGGCGGCCCGCACGGTGGGTCTGTCCTACTCGAAGCTGATCGCTGGCCTGGCGAAGGCGAAGATCAGCCTGGACCGCAAGGTGCTGTCCGACATGGCCATCGCGGATCCCTCGGGCTTCGCGGCCGTCGCCAACATCGCGAAGGCGGCCTGA